ATTTGCACTAACGCTACATTATTACTCTGCACGAGCTTATGAATATGTGCGTGATTACTTTAATAAGTGTTTACCACATGTAAAAACTCTTTCTTCTTGGTACAGAAGTGTTAATGGAGAACCTGGTATTAGTTCAGAAGCGTTATATTCTATCACTGaacgtgtaaaaaaatcaaattatacattatttggTTCTTTACTATTTGATGAAATGGCAATTCGAGAACATTTAGAATATGATGGTTCAAAATTTAGCGGTTACATTGATTTGGGAGAAAACATTGCTTGTGATGATACTATCTTAGCAAATcaagttttagtttttatgaTTGTTTGCATAAATGGTGCATGGAAAATTCCAATTTCATATTACTTGATAAAAGGAATGTCTGCAGATGAGAAAACTCGTTTGGTAACAGAATGCTTAAAAGCTGTGCATGAAACTggcttaaaaataatatctttgaCTTGTGATGGAACATCTACAAacttttctgtttttaaaaatctcgGGTGCAATTTTGATGATATAACTTCGTTGCAGACATCGTTTTCTCACCCTGttacaaatgaaaaaatagtaGCTTTTTTCGACCCCAGTCATATGCTAAAACTAGTGCGAAATACTTTTGGagatttgcaatattttattgatggGGATAATCAACCAATACGATGGTTATACTTAAATAATCTTCATGAATTACAACAACTGGAAGGTATGCATTTAGGCAATAAATTAAGAAGCGAACacatcaattataataaacaaaaaatgaaagttCGATTAGCCGCTCAAATTTTTAGTCAATCAGTCGCAGACtcacttttattttgtaaaaataatttattgttggAAAAATTTCAAGGTTGCGagcaaacaattaaatttttattaatttttaatgatcttttcgatatattaaattcaaaaaacataaaacaaattggATTAAAACAAGcgttaaattctaaaaatatagaattagtaacaaataaatttgaacaatTTAAATCCTacatattatcattaaaaagagaaaatggtgaattattatgttattctCGTCGAAAAACTGGTTTTTTAGGATTCCTTATTTGTATGGAAAGtgcgttaatattatttaaagaattttgtatagaaaataattatttaaaatacattcccTTTTATAAATTCAGTCAAGATCATATAGAATTGCTATTTGGATGTCTTAGACATCATGGCGGAGGAAATAATAATCCTACTGTCAGACAATTCAAAGcggctataaaaaaaattcttattcatGCAGATTTACGTAATTCAATGACTGGCAATTGTATTCCTTTAGaagaaatatcaattttacacGTATCATCTGctggcaaaataaaaaattctgaagatattataaattccaCATCACGATTATTACGATTATATGATAAATcgtatgaaaataataatgttgaaaCATTAAACTTAGTTAATGATCATAACTACATTCCAGATGTTCGGGAAATTTCGGAATTTTCTAAGAATGTCATCGAATATATTGCTGGCTATGtcgtaatgcaattaaaagaaaaattaatttgtgatgTTTGCGTAAGTGCATTAACAGTACGTAAcgttggaaaaaataatttgataagtGTAAAAAGTCGTGGAAAATTAATACAACCGTCAGTTGATGTTATAACTATATGTCGTAAATGTGAAACAGAAATTCGGTGCGCTGTTCATTCAAGTGGAACATTTATAAAACGAAAACTTAATGAACCTTATATATCAAACCAAGTTTTAGAACAATTTATTaacagtaatttatttaacaatttaaaagcACACGCACACGATCAATCATTAATGGAAAATCACGATGTCCATTTAATTCGAgctattgttaaaaaatatgtaaaaattaggCTACACTATATAGCGTTAACTAGTATAGATAAATCAAATAGTAAGCGTCACTTACTTAATAAACTTGTACTTTTTAAAGGGCAATAAATGTtgttacttattaaatataattaatgatatttgtTACCATACATTTCATAAACATATCCCTCATTGaatccaaattttttaatgcaattccAAAGATATATctcaggggctcgattcttgagcttattcgcaagagaaatgtatttgcaaactttgtttttatagaataattggaaatttattgactgtcgtatggcttttaataaacttgcaacttttctgttgcagcgggtatttgcgcatacatTTCTTTTGCGAATGAAGTGGTAAGTAAATgtccaaaatatttcaacaagatattaataagatattttatgtcataatattacatattagcCATGTATATTTGTTAAGGTTTTGTACTTATATAgacaacaataaatatttaaaatattaaatattgtgtaGTAATTCGactaaacttttataatttgtattttattttacattatagcatgtatataaaactaattaaaaatttatttaaataatattaatgataaatatttgataacgtagaaaataaagtaaataatttcataatccAATAGCACTCAACAATGGTActagatttatatttgtataacaaataaataacagttttaaattaatctgtattttttttcaaaatagtaACACTAAGCATGCGCAGAATTATAACCAATCAAATTTAGGCACAGTATCATGGCGGACTCCCCCTGTATTTTAGCTTCACTCCCCTCGTCCTTCAATCAAGCTTATGCTCTGTCCCTATATTCCTATGTCTATGGGTCAGACAAGGAatgaatgaataataaaaaaaaaaaagaatcaagcGACGCTTCGTCGCCTACGCTGATCAAGGGACTCGAGACAAGAAAGCAATTAGAATGAtgtccgtttttttttttttaaagggaACGATGTCCCCCTCCCGGCCCCGTCGTCAACCGGAAAATCTCCGCATTCGGAAATTCCCTTTAATTCGGAACATTTTCCCGCCCGCCTTCGGGAACATTGTTACCGAATTTTCGTTAcggaatttttgaattttttttttattatagtggtaaataaattgatgtgttttataataattacgaaactaaaaaattattgttataaaaaaagaccaaatgtacaaaatgcaatgcaaaataaagcaaatattatttttattaaaaatttatttaatattcaaatttaataaaaaaaaatatattttttaatttttatagccAGTAGAATGTCAAATGACCTGAACGGGTCCAGAATGAATTACAGTGATTTATGTGGCACGGAAAgtattaaagatatatgatgtcgtaataacattatcacatttatgcTACATTAATGATACTTTTATGTTAAGCTCATTGAAGTCatcaaaattacgtaattgttacatattaaacatgatgtcacaataattattacatctaTGCTGCatttacgaaatttttatgttacgctcattgatgttattaaaattacgtaattgttatttattaaacatgatgGCGCAATAACATTACAATAGTGACATCACATTTACGAAACATTAACATTTGGCTTATTGACGtcaacaaaatgtaaatgttacgTAACTATGCAACGAAATAGTGACAACACAGACATACATAACAGTTATAGTTTCGATTCGTCAATGACATACTTGGCACATTATTAGTTCATTGTGCTGGTCTGTAACATTCATGTACagtatgttttataaatgttccGTAAATGCTCACAGCGTGTTCACTGGGTTGTTACTGTAAGTGTTGATCTTACCTaccataatttttgtaattgtttgtTCTTAAAAgcatttagaattaaattgaaaaaaatgcaatatctaataaaataacttaattaaattaattaaaaactaaataccTCACTATGTGCGTATATAACATAGGTGTTTTGTAAGATAccagtataaattaaaatttttgtataaataatgtgtAGCTTTTATTTGAGTACAGTTTGTAtttcatttacattatatgaaatattatattattaaagattcggatcttgtattaattaaaatgcgtTAATTCTTAATACTCTAGAACCGGCACTTTTCGTACTACGAAAATTTGCActcaatgtacatacattgcTGTAATAGTGCAAGCGACCGAAGTTACTATTAGCAATCGCCTTTTTATCATTCCAAACTTGTTATCTTCTGTTTATACTTTCTATACTTGTTCATTGGTTAAACCTTCCCCATGGTAAAGACATCATTTGAGAAGAGAGAATTTTAGTTGGGTTTTCTGGATGTTGTTGGTCTCCAAATGCTGTCTAAACAAAAAATCCAATATCGGTCCCTAAGGTGTTGACAATTAATGCGTACTAGCTTTCCATTTTTTtgctgaaataattacaaattattttaaaaagtttttttcataaaaagccgttttaaaaataaaaatgctagatttgttttattttattaaaaaggtgcaaaaaatgtatttataagaaGCAAAAGAACTTGTATAATTAACCACCCCTGTTTGTAAAAGACACTAGTGCTCATTAGCATTCagattcataaataatataaaaagcaattagaaaacaaaaaaaaacagtgcGTACGTCTAGAAAAACATATATGATCCAGATAGCACAATGTCCAAAATCGGaacataagacgtcttaaagatgtctttcAAATGATTTTTAGACATCTTTTATTTAGACATGGAAATATGAAAAACATCTTAAAGGCACATCTTTAACAAGGTGGGGGGGGGGTCACAGTAATAATCGACTTTGATGAAACTTATTCTATATATCATGTCAAGTGTTACTGGGTAAAAGAATAATTGGAACTACTTAACCGTTTGCGAGAACATTGTAATTACAACATATTAACTAAAAGAAGAGAACATTTCAATGAGAAGCGCGTAGCACAGCGGCAGTGCGCTAGATCCATAACTTTGACATTGCGGGTTGCTCGATGAGaaacttctttttcttaaataaaatttttttttttcaatgatatacgattttttaacatgtcattactgtttaaaaacagaattatatttattaattttcagtcattgtatgaaatatacatataacgaaccaggcaaagaaaaaaatgcacttttataaaataaataattaaaacgtattaattatattaattttatgtaaaaaaatcgtatgtcattaaaaaaattttttattcaagacAAAAAAGTTGTTTATCGAGATTTGAACTCGCAATGTCAAAATTGAACGTTTGAGTAGTTCCGATTATCCTTTTACCCAATAACACTTGACATGATATCGATGGAATAAGTTTCATCAAAATCGATTATCATACTAGTGTGATTTTCCTTTGtaagacgtctttaagatGTTCTCGATTTTGAATATTTGTTACGATTTGTGCTTTCTGGGACGAAATCGGTGTTTGCTAAAAAATGTCATCAAGTATCACGTATTTCTAAGATTATTGTGATGTTTATAGAACTATTACATTAACACTAGTAATTTTGCTTTATTTGTATACTAATCATATTCATATActgattatattattgatttgtaCTTCTTACATGTAGAATTATGTGTTCGCGTGAATGATAAAAAGTTTTCACGGAATAGTGAGAAGTTTCACGAAATTACATGATGGGTGCCTTGATTTTTTCATAGGAAAAGTTGTCTAATTTACTTCTTAAAGGTTtagatttgttatttaaaaatctatagtcaAAATGGCAGATTAAAATGAGTTTCACTCAAATTTAAGAAGATTTAGTATTTTGATTTGTCATGTTGAATCTACTATTTtcaattttggaatttttgcCGCAAATTTGTCATCAGCAATCTCATGAATCTATGTATTAACTTATATGTGTGTAACTTAGTGCAACGGAAGTTATCATTTTAATCCGCCACATTGAAAAtcctctttaaaattaaatagtaatttttttcatacatctCATATATGTAAGGCAAAGGGGAGTGAGATGACGACCTTAAGGTTTGtcgatttttcttaatttctgtGATGGTGTAAAAACAATGATCTACTTTTTCTTAGATTCACTAAAGCCTTTTGTacctattataaaaattgaaaggtTCTAAATaacttagaattttaaaaaattttgattttctaaGAACGTGTCAATTTCGTTATTTTGCCCCCCCTATGTGGGTAAGATGACTTTTAGTAGCGAAAAGAGTAAAATTAAGTGACATTGTAACCTACCTATTTTTAATctgtataaatatcaattttcttatttatttaacaatatattatattaatagtacaactactttattttttaaaaataacgaaattatAAGTTGCACACgataaaatttagttatagattatcaatataatcAGTATCACAAATTACAAACTTAATTTGCATAACATTAACGCAATTACGTTGCAGAACATAATCTTCAAGTACAAATGCGTCATCTGGCATTATCCGTCATCTTACCTGCAATCATATAATAttcacttatttatttaaaaa
This genomic stretch from Monomorium pharaonis isolate MP-MQ-018 chromosome 4, ASM1337386v2, whole genome shotgun sequence harbors:
- the LOC105834815 gene encoding uncharacterized protein LOC105834815 isoform X1; translation: MSSSFIPTTARICSIHFKEESFNRTCSITRLRPNALPSRSSSESTVEQFINENVETVSQEINYSPIVPTESIDVINGSLSPITNICSPQSVSKVDKTTMVSPTRVYNSPEKSRLRKRIKFLEIQHAKKMRFAQQKIRRYKNQVITLKEILNKLKNNQLLNETQIDIIHMLGKPIGEIFKRLIMRKKNACVPKQYSPEIRSFALTLHYYSARAYEYVRDYFNKCLPHVKTLSSWYRSVNGEPGISSEALYSITERVKKSNYTLFGSLLFDEMAIREHLEYDGSKFSGYIDLGENIACDDTILANQVLVFMIVCINGAWKIPISYYLIKGMSADEKTRLVTECLKAVHETGLKIISLTCDGTSTNFSVFKNLGCNFDDITSLQTSFSHPVTNEKIVAFFDPSHMLKLVRNTFGDLQYFIDGDNQPIRWLYLNNLHELQQLEDVREISEFSKNVIEYIAGYVVMQLKEKLICDVCVSALTVRNVGKNNLISVKSRGKLIQPSVDVITICRKCETEIRCAVHSSGTFIKRKLNEPYISNQVLEQFINSNLFNNLKAHAHDQSLMENHDVHLIRAIVKKYVKIRLHYIALTSIDKSNSKRHLLNKLVLFKGQ